The Demetria terragena DSM 11295 sequence CTCTCATCATGTGCTGGTCGTCTTGGTCGGTCTCTGAGTTGGTATGGCGACGTTGGTATGGCGACGTCGGGCTACTCGGCCATCGTGGTCCCGGCCTGCGCGCGGGCCCGGGCGACTTCACGGAGCCGGGGAAGTGTGCCGAGCTCGGGCTTGGCAAGGGCGTCGGTGAGTCGGTCCAGATAGATCGCCAGGATCACGACGGCGATCCCTGCCTCGGTGCCTGGGCCGATCTGAAGAGTCGACAGGGCCTGCAAGACGTCCTTGCCGAGGCCCTCGGCCCCAACAACTGCGGCGATGACGACCATGGAGAGCGACAACATGATCACCTGATTGATGCCCGCCATGATGGTGGGCGTCGCGAGTGGGACCTGGATACCGCGCAAAACCTCACGAGGGGTGGCGCCGAAGGCCTGGCCCGCCTCGACCATCTCCTGGTCGACCTGACGGATCCCGAGTTCGGTGAGGCGGACGCCCGGTGGCATCGCAAAGATCACCGTGGCCAGCACCGCGGGTGCCGCTCCTGGCCCCATGAGGAAAAGGAACGGCAGCAGATAGACGTACGCCGGAAGAGTTTGCATGAGGTCCAGGGCTGGCCGAATGGTGTTGGAGAACCCCTGAGACCGGGCCGCCAGGATGCCGACCGGCACGGCGATCACGATCGCGATGATCGCTGCCACGAGCACCAGAGCCACCGTTTCGATCGTCTGAGGAAAGAGATCGAGCCCGTCGATGATCAAGAATCCGATCACGGTAGCGATCGAGAAGGCGACGCCTCGCACGAGCAGTGCCATGAGGGCGAGCACGGCAATGATCGCGATGATCGGAACCTGCAACAGCGGATCGGCAATGAGGTCGACCCACCCGTCGATAAAGGAGTTCAGCCCCTCGAAGAGCCAGTCAAGTTGGTCGGTCATCCAGTCGACGACGGAGGTCGCCCAGTCGCCGAGTGGGATTTCGGGCGCGACTGTTGCCGTGGGAAGTGCGGTCATCGGGGGCCTCCTTGGACGGTCGTGTCAGGCCCGGCCGGACTGAGTTCGCTCTCGTGCCCGAGCGCGGTCAACAGCGCCTCCCGAGTAATGACACCGAGGAGTTGGCCTTCGTGGACTACCCGTAGCGGCTCGGGGGAGCGGGCGGCGTGGGAGACCAAATCCGCGAGCAGCATCGTGGACGGGACCTCCGCGGCGCCTGGGTGCGGACTGTCCCCCGCGGGCTCCATGATGGCCTCGGCCGTGAGGACTCGAGACCGATCGACGTCGGCGATGAACCGGGCAACGTATTCGTCGGCCGGATGGCTGAGGATCTCTTGGGCCGTGCCAAGTTGGACGATGCGGCCCTCGCGCATCATCGCGATGCGATCACCCAGGCGCATGGCCTCATTGAGGTCGTGCGTGATGAAGACGACGGTCTTGCCGAGTTGGCGTTGCAGGTCGATGAGCTGGTCCTGCATGTCGCGCCGGATCAGCGGGTCGAGCGCGCTGAACGCCTCGTCCATCAGCATGATGTCGGTTTGGGCGGCCAGCGCCCGGGCCAGGCCGACGCGCTGTTGCATGCCACCGGAGAGCTGATGGGGCTTGCGATCGCCCCATCCCGACAGACCGACCAGGTCGAGTGCCTCGCGCGCCTTGGTGGTGCGCTCGGCAGCAGGCATGCCCTTGATCTTGAGTCCGTAGGCCGCGTTCTCCAGCACGGTGCGATGCGGGAACAGCGCGAAGTGTTGAAACACCATGCTGATGTGATCTCGACGCGTACGCCGAAGGTCTTCTGGCGACATCGCGCTGATGTCTTGGCCATGGATGAGCACTTGACCTGCGGTGGGTGGGTGGAGCCCATTGAGCATTCGGATCAGGGTGGACTTTCCTGAGCCGGAGAGGCCCATCACGACGAAGATCTCGCCGCTGTTGACCGTGAACGAGGCATCGATGACTGCTGCGGTGGTCCCGCTTGCCTGGCTGACGCTCGTGGCGCCTTCACCCGCTTCAAGTCGACGAGCGACCTGCTCCGCTTGCGCACCGAATATTTTGTAGAGCGACTTCGCTTCGAGTGCTGTCACGCACACCTCCACTGCAGAGAACGTTAAGAATGCGGGTGGAGCCACCGCCGAGCGGTCGTTGAGCCTTGGTTCCGTTCCTCACCAGACCAGGGCATCTCCGAGCCCGCAGTTCGATTCAACGGATCGTGACATGACCGTGATCTATTCGTGATGTTCGGAACTGACCGCCTTAAGCGCGTTGACGAAACCGTGGCCGAAGAAGTTGTTCAGTTCGGGAGTGCCGAGGCACCGAGGGGCACCAGCGCACGGGACGGGTGTGGCGTCACGTATCAACATGGAGGTGAGTTCCGCTGGCGTTGCGTCGGGGTGGCTGGCCTTCATGAGCGCGAGCACGCCCGCGACGTGCGGCGCCGCCATCGACGTCCCGCTCAGACTGCCGTAGCCGCCACCGGGAACGGTGGAAAGGATCCTCGAGCCAGGCGCGACCACGGTGATCTTGTCCGCGCCGTAGTTGGAACTGAAGCGCTTGGTCCAGATGTCCCTCGCAGTCTGCGTGGCCCCGACCGACACAACACCCGGCATCTCGGCCGGAATTTGGCGACATTCGGGGTTGAGCGTGCGCGCGGCGGGAGTGCTGTCGTTGGGACTCGTGTCATCGGTCGTCTTGTTCGCCAGGTCGATGTCGGAATTGCCCGCAGCAGCGACCTGCGAGACACCTTGGTCGGTGGCGTATGCCAGGGCTCGCCGGACGGCTTCGCGACCCGGAGCCTGGTTGGCCTGGTCGTCGCACCAGAACATCCATGGGTCGACGAAGTAACTGTGGTTCGTGATGTCGAATCCCTGATCGGCCGCCCACACGATGCCGCACACGACGTACTCGGGATAGAACAGGTTCTGGTCGCTGGCAACGCGGATCGAGGCGACCGAGGTCTTGGGTGCAATACCCGCGATGCCTTTGCCATTGCGTGCGGCCGCGATCGTGCCAGCGACGTGGGTGCCGTGGTTGCTATCGGTCGGCTCCCAGTTTTTGCGCTCAGGGACCCCAGCGTTCTGGCAGGAAACTGACTTGTCGTCCCGGAAGTTCGGGGCGAGGTCGGGATGAGTTCCGTCGACTCCGGTGTCAAGAACGCCTACGAGTACCCCGGGACTGCCCTGGCTGATCTGGTGCGCGGCGTCAGCCTGCACTTCCCGGTTGCCAGGCTGCTGGTCTTCCATTGGCTCTGGTGTGAATGTGGCGGGGGCGGACGGGGCGGGGTAGGTATCAGGGGCCCCTGCGGTAGGACGCTGACCGGGCGGGAGCACCGGATTGCCCTTAGGTGTGCCTTCGGCTACCTCGGTGGTGCGCGTCTGGCCTGCGGCCTCGATGGGTGAGTTAGCGCTCCTGGGAAGCTTGTCGACAAATGCGGCTTTCGTGGAGTGCGCGACGATCACGCCGATTTGCGGCCACGACTGCACGACCGTGCCGCCAGACTGCGAGATCAATTTCTCGGCCTTCTTCATCTGGCCATGGTTGATCTTGGTTGGCTTGAGATTGACGACGTAACTCATGAGCGTGCCGTCGGCAGGTGCGGTATCGACCGTTGTCGACCGCGGGTCAGCCACTGGCGCGGCGCCAGCCGACATGCCGCCGATGAGCGATGAGGAGATTAATGCGGCGGATGCCAGGACGGCGTACTGCGACTTGCGGAGCATGGGGGTCCTCACGAATCGAGTGACGAAGGAACAGGCCCGAGGGGGCGAACAGTAGCGGGGTTCGTGGCAGTCCGTGGCCGGATTCCCCACGACTCGTGCTCCGTGAATGTTGCCGATTCGGGAGTTCCTGCGCCTGTCTGGCATCATGAGGGCTGTACCCGTCTGGATGTCGCGGCCCTCTTTCCGTGTCGCCGACGCCTACCCCCGAGGTCCGGTACCCCGCGTGTGTTCCCCACCGTGGTCTGGCCGCGCCTTACTGAGCACAAAGGAAACGTTCGACATGTCTGTAAAGATCCGCTTGAAGCGCCTCGGCAAGATCCGTCAGCCGCAGTACCGCGTCGTGATCATGGACTCGCGCACCAAGCGCGATGGCCGGGCCATCGAAGAGATCGGCACCTACCACCCCAAGGAAGAGCCGAGCCTCATCGAGATCGACTCCGACCGGGCTCAGTACTGGCTGGGTGTCGGTGCCCAGCCGACCGAGCAGGTCGCCGCGCTGCTGAAGATCACCGGCGACTGGCAGAAGTTCAAGGGCGAGCCGGGTGCCGAGGGCACCCTGAAGAAGGCTCCCGAAAAGGTCAGCAAGCGCGATCTCTACGAGGCCGCTCTCAAGGCTGCCCAGGGCGAAGCCCCCGCTGACAACGCTCCGAAGAAGAGCGAAAAGAAGACTGAGAAGAAGGCCGCGCCGGTCGAGCCTGTCGAGACCAAGGCTGAGAAGAAGGCCGACGAGCCAGCCCAGGTGGCTGCGACCGACGGTGGCTTCGGCGCCGACTCTGCTGCTGCCAACGAAGACGGCTCAGCCCCTGAGGGCTTCACCGTTAAGGGCAACAAGGACTCGATGAAGTTCCACGTCGAGGGCTCGCGCTGGTACGACGCCACCGAGGCCGAGGTGTGGTTCCGTACCGCTGAGGCCGCTGTCGCAGCTGGCTTCGAGCCCGCCGGCGGCGACGCTGCCCAGCAGGTCTCCGACGAGTCTGCTGACAAGGCCTGACCCCGTGCTCGAAGAAGCACTCGAGCACCTGGTCAAGGGCATCGTCGACCACGACGAAGAGGTCGTGGTGCGGCACAAGCAGATTCGCCGTGGTGACCTGCTCGAGGTTCGGGTTCACCCGGACGACCTTGGACGAGTCATCGGCCGCTCGGGTCGCACCGCCTCGGCACTTCGCACCGTCATGAGCGCACTTGCCGGTGGCAAGAACATCCGGGTCGACATCGTCGACACGGACCGCGCTCGCTGAGCCTTCGCTGACTCGATCTCTACCAGTTCGATTGGCCCCCAGTCCTGTTCGCAGGGCTGGGGGCCTTCTCAGTCCACCGACCGGATGCGACCGACCAGAACTGTCCCGAGCAGGCCGATCCCACCGGCGACGACGTACAACACGCGATAACCCATCGTCTTGTCGGCAAATGCACTGACGATGGGTGCGGCCACCACTGGCGCTAAGACCGCGGGCAGGGACGCCGCAATCGTGACGACCCCGAGGTCCTTGGCGCGATCGGTTGCGTGTGGCAATACCTGGGTGATGAGGGCGAAATCGACTGCCATGTATACGCCGAAGCCGGTGCCCAGGAGGACCGACCCAATCAACGCGCCGGTCCACGTCGGCATGAGTGCCAGGACCAGCGCCGCCACGGCCATGACCAGGCCAGAGGCGACGACAAAGATCTTGCGGCGACCGCAGCGATCTGACCACGTTCCTGCAGCGACGGCGGTCGCGATGAGACAGCCGGCATAAAGCAGCGTGAGGACGAACAGGTCAGCGGCAGGGTCCTCCCGGCGTACGACATCGGTGAGGAAGTAGAGCAGGTAAAGAAGGCCGATGCCGTTGGAGAGCATGACCAGGAAGCGAGTGATCCAAGCCCACGCGAAGTCAGGATGCTCGCGCGGGCTGACCCACAGACTCTTGACGAAAGCGCGCCAGCGGATCGGCGCTGGCCGGTCGGTGAGGCGAAGGTCGTTGCTACGCAAGGCATACGGCACCGTGCAGGCCAGCAGAAGAACGGCGCAGGCGAGGTAGCCGGTCCGGACGCCGCCGATCGAGGCGGCGACTCCAGTGCCGAGAACCACGCCCAAGGTCTGGTTGACGCCGAGCCAGCCGCTCACCGTGGCGCGCTGATCGACCGGGACCTGGTCGGGGACGGCTGCCAGGATGCCGGCCAGCGAAGCGTGAAGGAATCCCTGGACCAGACACCATCCGAGCACCATGGCGGCAACGTGCGGCGCAAAGGCGAGAAGGATCAGCGACCCCGCTCCGCCCAGCGCGCCGACCAAGACCCACGGC is a genomic window containing:
- a CDS encoding ABC transporter permease → MTALPTATVAPEIPLGDWATSVVDWMTDQLDWLFEGLNSFIDGWVDLIADPLLQVPIIAIIAVLALMALLVRGVAFSIATVIGFLIIDGLDLFPQTIETVALVLVAAIIAIVIAVPVGILAARSQGFSNTIRPALDLMQTLPAYVYLLPFLFLMGPGAAPAVLATVIFAMPPGVRLTELGIRQVDQEMVEAGQAFGATPREVLRGIQVPLATPTIMAGINQVIMLSLSMVVIAAVVGAEGLGKDVLQALSTLQIGPGTEAGIAVVILAIYLDRLTDALAKPELGTLPRLREVARARAQAGTTMAE
- a CDS encoding quaternary amine ABC transporter ATP-binding protein; this encodes MTALEAKSLYKIFGAQAEQVARRLEAGEGATSVSQASGTTAAVIDASFTVNSGEIFVVMGLSGSGKSTLIRMLNGLHPPTAGQVLIHGQDISAMSPEDLRRTRRDHISMVFQHFALFPHRTVLENAAYGLKIKGMPAAERTTKAREALDLVGLSGWGDRKPHQLSGGMQQRVGLARALAAQTDIMLMDEAFSALDPLIRRDMQDQLIDLQRQLGKTVVFITHDLNEAMRLGDRIAMMREGRIVQLGTAQEILSHPADEYVARFIADVDRSRVLTAEAIMEPAGDSPHPGAAEVPSTMLLADLVSHAARSPEPLRVVHEGQLLGVITREALLTALGHESELSPAGPDTTVQGGPR
- a CDS encoding S8 family peptidase, producing the protein MLRKSQYAVLASAALISSSLIGGMSAGAAPVADPRSTTVDTAPADGTLMSYVVNLKPTKINHGQMKKAEKLISQSGGTVVQSWPQIGVIVAHSTKAAFVDKLPRSANSPIEAAGQTRTTEVAEGTPKGNPVLPPGQRPTAGAPDTYPAPSAPATFTPEPMEDQQPGNREVQADAAHQISQGSPGVLVGVLDTGVDGTHPDLAPNFRDDKSVSCQNAGVPERKNWEPTDSNHGTHVAGTIAAARNGKGIAGIAPKTSVASIRVASDQNLFYPEYVVCGIVWAADQGFDITNHSYFVDPWMFWCDDQANQAPGREAVRRALAYATDQGVSQVAAAGNSDIDLANKTTDDTSPNDSTPAARTLNPECRQIPAEMPGVVSVGATQTARDIWTKRFSSNYGADKITVVAPGSRILSTVPGGGYGSLSGTSMAAPHVAGVLALMKASHPDATPAELTSMLIRDATPVPCAGAPRCLGTPELNNFFGHGFVNALKAVSSEHHE
- a CDS encoding RNA-binding protein, with protein sequence MLEEALEHLVKGIVDHDEEVVVRHKQIRRGDLLEVRVHPDDLGRVIGRSGRTASALRTVMSALAGGKNIRVDIVDTDRAR
- a CDS encoding MFS transporter; its protein translation is MTVPGRIDPHADPTARASGGWIARVSMTHVGIWVGMYGPIQVLLGLQAAAFTPDHKEATLGLVTGAGALVSVVATPIFGALSDRTTHRLGRRVPWVLVGALGGAGSLILLAFAPHVAAMVLGWCLVQGFLHASLAGILAAVPDQVPVDQRATVSGWLGVNQTLGVVLGTGVAASIGGVRTGYLACAVLLLACTVPYALRSNDLRLTDRPAPIRWRAFVKSLWVSPREHPDFAWAWITRFLVMLSNGIGLLYLLYFLTDVVRREDPAADLFVLTLLYAGCLIATAVAAGTWSDRCGRRKIFVVASGLVMAVAALVLALMPTWTGALIGSVLLGTGFGVYMAVDFALITQVLPHATDRAKDLGVVTIAASLPAVLAPVVAAPIVSAFADKTMGYRVLYVVAGGIGLLGTVLVGRIRSVD